In the Haloferula helveola genome, one interval contains:
- a CDS encoding cytochrome c, with translation MRSRAFLPLLLTGGALADSLHPLVTLEDIYPSNEVELKVSAMAFRGDDLFVTVFSPNRQDKAPFLKGEIFRIPEITTKKDRSGIKAERVMGDLYEPTAIAVHNGKIYVGEKDKISRLEDRNGDGKYDASEKVILIDGISQPNFHTYTVGFGVVEKDGKNYLAGNLTTSIKLGGSRAFNVTVNPKTHRGSTFMLGPITGEEKPEDTDISYVAGGYRTPNGFGVGADGAMIVVDNQGVFNPSNEFIRITPGGFYGHFLMQRDDSNIAAFQPKEADSVKGGSKYQSPPTVHMPQGAVARSPSQPVLLKDLPEAVAAYEGQYLVGDVTMGRVSRVFTEEVDGIWQGAVFKHSGGHDAKGVTGFTAGPNRIVQGPDKRFYIGHIGAGGLWEFLGEPKKPWWGLQRMTFKSADQIDPKFNEIVAVRDVPGGLELEFFRPLDRVIAVELPEVEQWTYVPTNGYGGRPFGKEALAVKAVTHSGDMRRVRLSIPGIRDNSPPFIKQKGYSNENVGWVVHLKLPKQGLYADEAWYTSVRHQREQGETVLPTVANADSDPKEVAEGIFSSICAACHSTDGSRIVGPSLKGILGRTQKVIRDGKPVDVTVDEAYLHRALTDPLHEYPEGYAPAMPALNLPDKDRKALVDWMKGL, from the coding sequence ATGAGGTCGCGTGCCTTTCTTCCGCTGCTACTGACGGGCGGAGCGCTCGCGGATAGCCTTCATCCGCTGGTCACGCTGGAAGACATCTATCCGTCGAACGAGGTCGAACTGAAGGTCTCCGCGATGGCCTTCCGCGGCGACGACCTGTTCGTCACGGTCTTCAGTCCGAACCGTCAGGACAAGGCGCCGTTTCTCAAGGGAGAGATCTTCCGCATTCCGGAGATCACGACCAAGAAGGACCGGTCCGGAATCAAGGCCGAGCGGGTAATGGGTGATCTCTACGAGCCGACGGCGATCGCCGTGCACAACGGCAAGATCTACGTTGGCGAGAAGGACAAGATCTCGCGACTCGAGGATCGCAATGGCGACGGCAAGTACGACGCGTCCGAGAAGGTCATCCTGATCGATGGCATCTCGCAGCCGAACTTCCACACCTACACAGTCGGTTTCGGCGTGGTGGAGAAGGACGGCAAGAACTACCTCGCCGGCAACCTCACCACCTCGATCAAACTCGGGGGCTCGCGGGCGTTCAATGTCACGGTGAATCCGAAGACCCATCGCGGCTCGACCTTCATGCTCGGACCGATCACCGGGGAGGAGAAGCCGGAGGATACGGATATCAGCTACGTCGCCGGTGGCTACCGGACTCCGAACGGTTTCGGTGTCGGTGCCGACGGCGCGATGATCGTGGTCGACAACCAGGGCGTCTTCAATCCGAGCAACGAGTTCATCCGGATCACTCCAGGCGGCTTCTACGGGCACTTCCTGATGCAGCGGGACGACTCGAACATCGCGGCGTTCCAGCCGAAGGAGGCCGACTCGGTGAAGGGTGGTTCGAAGTATCAGTCGCCGCCGACCGTCCACATGCCGCAGGGGGCGGTGGCACGTTCGCCCTCGCAGCCGGTCCTGCTGAAGGACCTTCCGGAAGCGGTCGCGGCCTATGAAGGCCAGTATCTGGTCGGCGATGTGACGATGGGGCGGGTGAGCCGAGTCTTCACCGAAGAGGTCGATGGCATTTGGCAAGGCGCGGTGTTCAAGCACTCGGGTGGTCACGATGCGAAAGGGGTCACCGGCTTCACGGCGGGACCGAATCGGATCGTCCAGGGGCCGGACAAGCGGTTCTACATCGGCCACATCGGCGCGGGTGGTCTGTGGGAGTTCCTTGGCGAGCCGAAGAAGCCTTGGTGGGGTTTGCAGCGGATGACGTTCAAGTCGGCCGACCAGATCGACCCGAAGTTCAACGAGATTGTCGCGGTGCGCGACGTCCCCGGAGGCTTGGAACTCGAATTTTTCCGGCCGCTTGATCGGGTCATCGCAGTGGAACTGCCCGAAGTCGAACAGTGGACCTACGTACCGACCAACGGCTACGGCGGTCGACCGTTCGGGAAGGAGGCACTTGCGGTGAAGGCGGTCACCCACTCGGGCGACATGAGGCGGGTGCGCCTTTCCATTCCCGGCATCCGCGACAACTCGCCGCCCTTCATCAAGCAGAAGGGCTACTCCAACGAGAACGTCGGCTGGGTCGTCCATCTCAAGCTGCCGAAGCAGGGTCTTTACGCGGACGAGGCGTGGTACACTTCGGTGCGCCACCAGCGCGAGCAGGGCGAGACGGTTTTACCGACCGTCGCCAATGCCGACAGCGATCCGAAGGAGGTCGCTGAAGGGATCTTCAGCTCGATCTGCGCGGCATGTCACTCGACCGACGGCAGCCGTATCGTCGGACCGAGCCTGAAGGGGATCCTCGGCCGGACGCAGAAGGTGATCCGTGACGGAAAGCCGGTCGACGTAACGGTCGACGAGGCGTATCTCCACCGTGCGCTCACCGATCCGCTTCACGAGTATCCGGAAGGATATGCTCCGGCGATGCCGGCGCTGAATTTGCCCGACAAGGACCGGAAGGCGCTCGTGGATTGGATGAAGGGGCTGTGA
- a CDS encoding nuclear transport factor 2 family protein produces MSAAPLDCIRSYFGELRPETMDRLDQHYSPDVEFRDPINHGHGLDDLRLIFEDLFKQLSDVRIDVTSASGNAETGFLRWTMNYRFRGKARTLEGVSQFTFGSDGKVARQEDFWDAAFGVYAEFPLVGATLRGLRKVVRVAGG; encoded by the coding sequence ATGTCCGCCGCACCGCTCGATTGCATCCGCTCTTATTTCGGGGAACTCCGCCCCGAAACCATGGACCGCCTCGACCAGCACTACAGCCCGGACGTCGAGTTCCGCGATCCCATCAATCACGGCCACGGACTTGACGACCTGCGCCTCATCTTCGAGGACCTCTTCAAGCAACTCAGCGACGTCCGCATCGATGTCACCTCGGCCAGCGGCAACGCCGAAACCGGATTCCTCCGCTGGACGATGAACTACCGTTTCCGCGGCAAGGCCCGAACGCTTGAAGGCGTGTCCCAGTTCACCTTCGGCTCCGACGGCAAGGTCGCCCGACAGGAAGACTTCTGGGATGCGGCCTTCGGCGTCTATGCCGAGTTCCCGCTCGTTGGCGCGACCCTCCGCGGCCTGCGGAAGGTCGTGCGCGTGGCCGGAGGCTGA
- a CDS encoding arylsulfatase: MLRLIALLSLASLALPTSAEEAKRPNIVIIMVDDMGFSDLGCYGSETETPHLDKLAANGLRFTQFYNSGRCCPTRAALLTGLYQHQAGIGHMVGNSGFPAYQGYLNDRCVTIAEALEPAGYFTAISGKWHVGSAPEHWPLKRGFDRFYGTPQGGGHHYRNLPGRDLVLDDKAIPMPDDWYSTTAFTDHAVEFVDEGLRAEKPVFLYLAYTAPHWALHAPDEEIAKFRGRYIDGWQPVREARFARQMGMGMFPEGTKLSPKDAKMPEWSKIEDKDEMDLRMATHAAMVHLIDRGVGRLVEKFEEFDELDNTLILFLSDNGASAETGPTGFTGSRGGDPKARTGTPNSYNSFGIAGANLCDTPFRRYKMFTHEGGISTPLIAHWPKGIPAKRNGSFEISPGHVIDLLPTCTDLAGVDYPSKRGEKDVMPTPGVSLRAALAGETPKERELYFEHEGNAAVRIGDWKLVRGHKEPWSLHNLAIDRTELVDLAKEDPERVESMKAKWKAWAERVGVRPWPVRKR, translated from the coding sequence ATGCTCCGTCTCATTGCCCTGCTTTCCCTCGCCTCGCTGGCTCTGCCAACCTCGGCGGAGGAAGCGAAGCGGCCGAACATCGTGATCATCATGGTCGATGACATGGGCTTCAGCGACCTCGGGTGCTACGGCTCGGAAACGGAGACTCCGCACCTCGACAAACTTGCGGCGAACGGCCTGCGCTTCACCCAGTTCTACAACAGCGGCCGGTGCTGCCCGACCCGCGCGGCTCTGCTCACCGGTCTCTACCAGCATCAGGCGGGAATCGGACACATGGTCGGCAACAGCGGATTTCCCGCCTATCAGGGGTATCTCAACGACCGCTGCGTCACCATCGCCGAGGCGCTCGAACCGGCCGGCTACTTCACCGCCATCAGCGGCAAATGGCATGTCGGATCGGCTCCGGAGCACTGGCCGTTGAAGCGCGGCTTCGACCGGTTCTACGGTACGCCGCAGGGTGGGGGACACCACTACCGGAACCTGCCGGGCCGCGACCTCGTGCTGGACGACAAGGCGATCCCGATGCCGGATGATTGGTACTCCACCACGGCGTTCACCGACCATGCGGTCGAGTTCGTTGACGAAGGCCTGCGCGCGGAGAAACCGGTGTTCCTCTACCTTGCCTACACGGCTCCGCACTGGGCCTTGCACGCGCCGGATGAGGAAATCGCGAAGTTCCGCGGCCGCTACATCGACGGCTGGCAACCGGTGCGCGAGGCGAGGTTCGCCCGACAGATGGGAATGGGGATGTTTCCCGAAGGCACCAAGCTTTCGCCCAAGGACGCCAAGATGCCCGAGTGGTCGAAGATCGAGGACAAGGACGAGATGGATTTGCGGATGGCGACGCATGCGGCGATGGTCCATCTGATCGACCGGGGAGTGGGCCGCTTGGTCGAGAAGTTCGAGGAGTTCGATGAACTCGACAACACCCTGATCCTGTTCCTTTCCGACAACGGGGCGAGCGCCGAGACGGGGCCCACAGGGTTCACCGGCTCACGGGGCGGTGATCCCAAGGCCCGCACCGGAACACCGAACTCGTACAACAGCTTCGGTATCGCGGGTGCGAACCTCTGCGATACGCCATTCCGACGCTACAAGATGTTCACGCACGAGGGCGGAATCTCGACGCCTTTGATCGCGCATTGGCCGAAGGGCATTCCGGCGAAACGGAACGGAAGCTTCGAGATCTCGCCGGGTCACGTCATCGACCTGCTGCCGACCTGCACCGACCTTGCCGGCGTCGACTATCCATCGAAGCGCGGGGAGAAGGATGTCATGCCGACCCCGGGCGTGAGCCTCCGAGCTGCCCTTGCGGGGGAAACCCCGAAGGAGCGTGAGCTCTACTTCGAGCATGAGGGCAACGCCGCGGTGCGCATCGGCGATTGGAAGCTCGTCCGCGGTCACAAGGAGCCGTGGTCGCTGCACAACCTCGCGATCGACCGCACGGAACTCGTCGATCTCGCCAAGGAGGATCCGGAGAGGGTCGAGTCGATGAAGGCGAAGTGGAAGGCGTGGGCGGAACGGGTCGGCGTGCGCCCGTGGCCGGTGCGGAAGCGATAG
- a CDS encoding glycosyl hydrolase family 28-related protein: protein MRFAALLLTLSMPLFGGESKLWSDGGENWDPAGRLPDFSFAGYGCGEHAIPEVPDAVNVRELGAVGDGVHDDSEAFLKAIKAVSDLGKPGAIRIPAGRYKITRILEVTKPGIVFRGDGPDQSVIFCPTPLEKIRSNMGKTTGGRATSNYSWSGGFIWFKGSERGKALGEPTASVPRGSRRIPVDATRFGGVNAGDWIQIDLKDDSERSLLSHLYSGDPGDVSKIAPGSHRTSFVSRVASVDEGVLTLERHLRTDLRPEWSPRISTFEPSVRDCGVEDLSFAFPPRSYKGHFTELGYNGIALSNVSDCWVRGVRFLNADSGIFVSGRFCTMSDLQFGLSEESKTQGGNFGHHGVSMTGDDNLLTRFNFQQRFIHDITVARGAGNVASKGRGTDLCFDHHERAPYENLFTDLDVGAGTRVWHSGGGAKLGRHCGARGTFWNLRSERPVPAPGSFGPASMNLVGVPVKGDPVTDANGRWIEIFAPGELDPSDLHAAQMERRLAAE from the coding sequence ATGAGATTCGCCGCCCTGCTCCTGACCCTCTCCATGCCCCTCTTTGGCGGCGAATCGAAGTTGTGGTCGGATGGTGGAGAGAATTGGGATCCGGCAGGACGGCTTCCGGACTTCTCATTTGCCGGCTACGGCTGCGGCGAGCACGCGATTCCCGAGGTGCCCGATGCGGTCAACGTCCGCGAGCTCGGCGCGGTTGGCGATGGCGTCCACGACGACTCGGAAGCATTCCTCAAGGCGATCAAGGCCGTCTCGGATCTCGGCAAGCCGGGCGCGATCCGGATTCCGGCCGGCCGCTACAAGATCACGCGGATCCTTGAGGTGACAAAACCGGGTATCGTCTTCCGCGGTGACGGCCCGGACCAGTCGGTGATCTTCTGTCCGACCCCGCTCGAAAAGATCCGCTCCAACATGGGCAAAACCACCGGCGGCCGGGCAACTTCCAACTACTCGTGGTCGGGCGGGTTCATCTGGTTCAAAGGAAGCGAGCGCGGCAAAGCCTTGGGTGAGCCGACCGCATCCGTGCCGCGCGGCAGCCGCAGGATCCCGGTGGATGCCACGCGCTTCGGTGGGGTCAACGCCGGCGACTGGATCCAGATCGACCTGAAGGATGACTCCGAGCGCAGCCTGCTTTCCCACCTCTACTCCGGCGACCCGGGCGACGTGTCGAAGATCGCCCCCGGCAGCCATCGCACCTCCTTCGTCAGCCGTGTCGCATCGGTCGACGAGGGCGTGCTGACGCTGGAGCGCCACCTGCGCACCGATCTGAGACCGGAGTGGTCGCCCCGCATCTCAACCTTCGAACCGAGCGTCCGCGATTGCGGCGTCGAGGACCTTTCGTTCGCCTTTCCACCCCGAAGCTACAAGGGGCACTTCACCGAGCTCGGCTACAACGGGATCGCGCTCAGCAACGTGTCCGATTGCTGGGTCCGCGGGGTGCGGTTCCTGAATGCCGACAGCGGGATCTTCGTCTCGGGGCGATTCTGCACGATGAGCGACCTTCAGTTCGGGCTCAGTGAGGAATCGAAGACCCAAGGTGGAAACTTCGGTCACCATGGCGTTTCGATGACCGGCGACGACAATCTGCTCACCCGCTTCAATTTCCAGCAGCGCTTCATTCACGACATCACTGTGGCAAGAGGAGCCGGGAACGTCGCATCGAAGGGCCGAGGCACCGACCTCTGCTTCGATCACCATGAGCGTGCGCCCTACGAGAACCTGTTTACCGATCTCGATGTCGGCGCCGGCACGCGGGTCTGGCACTCGGGTGGCGGAGCGAAGCTGGGTCGGCACTGCGGTGCCCGCGGAACCTTCTGGAACCTCCGGTCAGAACGCCCCGTTCCGGCACCGGGTAGCTTCGGTCCGGCCTCGATGAATCTGGTCGGCGTGCCGGTTAAGGGAGATCCGGTCACTGATGCCAACGGCCGGTGGATCGAGATCTTCGCTCCCGGTGAGCTCGATCCGTCCGATCTCCATGCCGCGCAAATGGAGCGTCGGCTGGCGGCCGAATAA
- a CDS encoding ThuA domain-containing protein, producing the protein MKCAILIGMSVLLVAGGVGAQEGKAEAKKKIVFLAGKPSHGYGAHEHRAGCMLLAGQLNKHLGDQVAAEVHVAKDWPGNAKLMEDADAIVFYCDGGKRHMANEHLEGVDAKLKDGCGLACLHYAVETTKGESGDKFLEWMGGYFEPNWSVNPHWEANFETLPTHPITRGVKPFKIRDEWYFHMRFVPQMEGVTPILSAHPPKETMKRNDGPHSGNPHVRKAVADGEIQHVAWAYERPNGGRGFGFTGGHFHNNWGDDNFRKVVLNAITWVAKAEVPEEGVPSDKITQEDLEKNQDFPKPKPKKP; encoded by the coding sequence CGTTGCGGGCGGCGTAGGGGCTCAGGAGGGCAAGGCTGAGGCGAAAAAGAAGATCGTGTTCCTGGCCGGGAAGCCGAGCCACGGATACGGAGCGCACGAGCACCGGGCCGGGTGCATGCTGCTGGCGGGACAGCTCAACAAGCATCTTGGGGATCAGGTCGCAGCCGAAGTCCACGTGGCGAAGGATTGGCCGGGCAATGCCAAGCTGATGGAGGATGCCGACGCGATCGTCTTCTACTGCGACGGCGGCAAGCGGCACATGGCGAACGAACACCTCGAGGGAGTCGATGCGAAGCTCAAGGACGGTTGCGGGCTGGCCTGCCTGCACTACGCGGTCGAGACCACCAAGGGCGAGTCCGGCGACAAGTTCCTCGAGTGGATGGGCGGCTACTTCGAGCCGAATTGGTCGGTGAATCCCCACTGGGAAGCGAACTTCGAAACCCTGCCGACACATCCGATCACCCGCGGGGTGAAGCCGTTCAAGATTCGCGACGAATGGTACTTCCACATGCGTTTCGTTCCCCAGATGGAGGGCGTGACCCCGATCCTTTCGGCCCACCCGCCGAAGGAGACGATGAAGCGGAATGACGGCCCGCACTCGGGCAATCCGCACGTCCGCAAGGCGGTGGCAGACGGCGAGATCCAGCACGTCGCGTGGGCCTACGAGCGCCCCAACGGCGGTCGGGGATTCGGTTTCACCGGTGGCCACTTCCACAACAACTGGGGTGACGACAACTTCCGCAAGGTCGTGCTGAACGCGATCACCTGGGTGGCGAAGGCCGAAGTTCCGGAGGAAGGCGTGCCGTCCGACAAGATCACCCAGGAGGACCTTGAGAAGAACCAGGACTTTCCGAAGCCCAAGCCGAAGAAGCCGTGA